atactgacaaatcacaagtcctacactctctgtgcgtactttgtacgcatggtgtgtggcACTACGTGTGTGGAGGttcagatgctgacaaatcatcagtgttgcactctctgtgcatactttgtacgcatgataAGTATCACACTGTGCATACTCTCTTTTTGATGTCAAGTGTTGTGCTTGCTGTGCATACAAAGCATGCACTACTGGTGTTAGCTTGGATGTTTTTGTTCAAATGCTgactagtgttcagaggtgtgatctccatgcatacactcaagCCTAAGAGGTTTACCATGGGTAGCCTGGCTCAGTTTGGGACCCAGGTTGGGACCCAGCCTACCTAGCAAcctagtttctctgattAACCAGCGCTTAAGGTATTGATTGATAAGCATCTTAGTAAGCCCGCAAATACTCCAGCCTTAGTAAGTTGCAATGAGTAAGCCTGAACGCTCATTGGGCTTGGCATTCTCACAACCCTAGATAAGCCGTGAATATTGACCAATGGTAAGGATGCAATCCCCAATAAGGTTTGATTGCCAGGCAAATTACTCCGCCCGTTCACACGATAGTTTCCCCGCCGCACTGCCTTGGCAGGGGTATATAGAGAGTGATCCACTGAAGAGTTTGAACTATCAAACAAAACCTAAGTCCCTTATAAAGTAAGTAATTTAGGTTTGGAATTAGGCAGTATTACTGCGGTTGGTTATGTTTAGCCAAGGTGACGCCCCGACCTTTGGCCGGGGctagccttttccttttctgtTTCTTGTGCATGCCATGTATGCACAGTGATTGCTATGGCTGTAGTATCTTACAAACTTAACTGGCTCTGTAAATTAGTCATATGTTGTTAATGCAGCTGAATTTGTGTGTGTACTGGGTATGCATTGCCCTTTGCATGCTGTTATATCAAAGAATAACTGTGCTTGTGCTgtatgcataccaagtatgcatacAACAGTTTAAGACAGTATTTTTTTGCAAGTTGAACTGAACCTGGGCAGACCTGCTTGCTGTTATTAACCACGAGTATTGTTTCAAGCTTTTGCTGATTGTTCCTCGGAGATGCTCTTTTGCCCGCCTTCTTCTTGCTTTTACTCAACAGCATGATATTGAATAAATATACTGGTTTTAAAGGGGTTAATTGAGCAGGTAAACAGTGACCGAAGGATCAACAGGAACAAAAGGAAATATGCTGGCGCCGGGAGATTTGCTCAGCGGTCATTACGATCATCCGTGGAACCTCCTGGGCCATCCGCTCGGATAAGCGGATAAAGTGCATTTTGAGCCTGCCGAACTGCCGAAGGGGTAGTACCCGTTAAGAGGATCCACTCTGGGTACAGACTACCACTCCCCCCTACGTTCTACTTCAGAATGAGTGAGACTCTTATCCTCAAATCAATTTGCCAATCTGCGCAGAACGGAATTCCTGGGACATACATTGTAAATCCTTACAAACATGTAGTATCAGCGTCCACTGAAAATAAACCCCTGCAGGTCACGCTACAACAAGGTTGCGATCTGACGAACCACTTGGAAACGATACTGGCAGAGATAAAGAAGCACAACCCCCTGTCTCAATTTGATGTGCATGACAAGTTTTCCGGTAGGTGCCTGGCGACCAAACCAACAGTGCTTGCGTGACTCTCATTTGACGGTCTGACTCGCAGCTCTAAACGGGTACCGGGCAACCCTTGATGGACAGGTTCTGGGAGCGCTTACTATGAGCAATCAAGTCAGGTCAATTGTCGACGATCGCAGGGGCTCTCTCGATGTCGTGGGCTAATGATACATGGCAAAAGAGTTTTGATTGTAACATTCGTAATGATCGAATGAAATGGGAACCTTGAGTCACCAAAATCTGAGTGAACCCCCCGGAACTAAATCAGGGTGTCGGGTAGGCTTGTGCCCGCTGTCCGGTATGCAATGCGGGAAGCGCGTAGCCTTACTAAAATGTTCGGAATAGTCAAGTGCTGCCTATATGAGCGAAGAGGACCAACGCCGCAATTTTACAGCACCGAATAGGTGAGCTAGTCGGACCTTGATATAAATTTTCCTAGGCTCGTAATAGAGTGTTTGCATCACGCGGGCTAAACGAGCGCGGAGCACTTATTTCACTTGCGTGACCGAGGCTAAACCCTGAAGCTCAACTCTCGCACAAGCGAACAGTCTTGCGGTCAAAAGATTGTAGACAGAACGGATCATATTCATAGACCACTACCGAGTCGATCTGAGCATTTCTGCAAACCTTTCAATGAAAAACCCCCAAGTTCAGATTGCCAGCGATTACGCAGGAGACATAAACGAGCCAATGGAACGCATAGAATCAATTGATGGCCTTCAGTGGTACTTATGTAACATGTACCCTAAACAAGTGCTTATTTGCACATTTCACGGCTCTATGTCAGCCAGCCATGGTTTCTGTTCTCTGTACAATTTGTCATTTATAATTAGCCATGTGCACGCAAGTTCATTTTAGTAGGGACTAAAACGATCAAACCGCTAAGCCACGTGGGTAATACTGCGGATAGAGTGTGGTTGCAGTACCTAGCCGGGTAACATAGCCTTGGATAAAACGTTAGTGGCCCGGTTGTATGTTTGAACCGGGTGACTTCCCGGGCACTGTGCAGATACATCAAATAATACTTAAACTGTTCTAAAATGTGAGTTGGATACAAAACATCTGGGAGAAGGGATATATTATAACATGAACCTGTTGCCATCTAAGACTCCGCATCAGACATTGCCTTAATTCCCTTATGGCGCTTTATGCACTGGCGAACGGTACCTTCTGGCACGGTATGCTTGTGCAGAGTACTTGAATTTAGGATGGAAGGACGCATTAGTATATGTAATGAAAAATCGAGATAGTGTGCAATATATTACGCAGGATATATGAAATGTATTGACTCAACAAACAAGCCGCAACGGTGCCGGATACTACACTGCGCATATGTTCAATTTTATAAAGATGATTAGATGAGCCACTATTGAATTAACAGGGTGCCGACGCAAAAACCAGCGAATAGCCTTCGCCGAGCAACACTTGCTCCAACGCGCAGTTGCCCGCACCACAGTCCGGTTAATGACTGTGGCTGCAGCAGGCTGCGGGTAGATGTTGCCAATTAACCTGGATGACCACCTAACCAGCGCAGTTTGGGAATGCAGGATCCCCCGTGGGTTTACCCAGTCAACCGTGATCCGTTTTAGTCCCTAGCTTGAGATGGTTAAATGATCAGCAAATGGGGCTGCATCCGCAGCTTAATTGGTTCACGCACTAAAGCATGAAGACGAGAGTAGTCCCGCAACCTTGAGGATTAACGAGGCAGAAAAGCCTCGTTCTATACAACTCAGCCATGCGTTATTCCTACCTGACAGTGCTTTTGTAGCGAAAATATCGCACTTGTTTCATCTTCTTAAATAGGAGTTTCTAAATAAAACACAAGTAGTTTAACGCAGTTATATATGCTAATATGCAAGTTATCTCATGCATTTAGAGAGTGCGAGCAGACCGGGTGTGTGAAAAAGCTCAAGATAACTGTGATTAAGTTTACGAGAGATTTTGACTACTGGATTATACCGTGCCCGGTTTATTGCCCATGACGCGGGACTCACAGATAGTTAATAATGCGTCCTTGAACGTCTCATTGTACCCACTAAATTGTTTGATAGAAAAGCTACGTTCAACATTTAAGAGCTTTGCAAACACATGCAAATATCTAGTATCAGATGGGTTCTGATATTGATATAACTGCCAGCCGTCGCACGTTGACTCAGATTTAATGTCTTTTCTCGAAAGTAGGTATGGGCACCACGCCAACTCTACTGCTGAACATTTTTGTAAGTTGGGTGAGCGACCAGGTTGTTGGACCTTAAGCTTAAGACCCTGGAGTCCAAAAGTCACTCGAATTGGTGGGGGCCTGGTTACAATCGATCGGGCCTTATAAGGCGCGGGGTACAAAGGTGTGTATACAGTGAATCCATCCAGTCCATTCCCAATGTTTGTTCGTTCGTTCATTTGGTGGCGGTACCGCTGCTAGGCGCCGAACAGCCGTTACCTAGCAATTTTCAATGCAAATTTGTAACGCTTACTTTCAGTTTCCCGCTCGGTGTGCATGTGATCTGTGTATGGAAAAAGATCCTTCGTATTAAACATACTatgtatttaaatgagtATAATACCAAAATCTATCTGGGTGTCTACAATGCTTTCCTCTCCGTGGTTGTAACGAGATTAGATCAGAGGTTTTGTCATCAATCGCCCAAAAAGGAGATTAGCTCTAGACACCCTCTCGGATCTCGGCGGCTGTGTACGGCGCTTGACATTGATGAGGTAAGCGTCTCTCATACAGGCTGCGGTCGACCTACAACATACCCACGAATGTGGCTTTAGTGAGTTGAAGTGGATGTTGGATCACTTGCTGACATCACGCCACAGCCTTCAACTTCTAAACCATCACAAAAGTTATCTAGACCTAGAGTGTCACAAAGAACAGTTCCGCCCCAGCGGCGAGCACCCATCGCTCCCCAACTGGCCCTCCCCCTACCAAGCGCCGGAAGACCTCGCTCCATATATCGGCGACACCCCAACTTGGAGGGCCTAATATAGAACATCAATCCGTCTCCCCATTCCCGTCTGAGTCTACCCCCACGCTTGGACCTTTGCCCGTGGCCACAGATACGCCGCGGCGGTCTTCGAGTGCCTTCAGGGCTCAGTCTTACCCAATTCAATCGCAGAATTCGTCTCGCAACCGATCAATGGCCGTTACTCTACCTGTTTCGGTGGCTCGTGATGCTAGTGAGCGAACGTCGTCGCTCGGACGTGTACCAATGCAACGCCCGGACATGGAGCTCGCGCTCCGACGGGAAATCAACCAAGCTGTGTACGAGTACCCCGACTTTGTCAACGAGTTCTTGGCTATGCCCGATCACGCTCGGCGCGATGACATTCGGGATACTCTAGCTTCAACACCGCTTTTCTCGTACTTAGGCAGGGACTGGACCATTGACTGTCGGGACCTCGAAGGCCATGAAAGCCGAGAGATGCACACCCAGGTGGCGCGCCTTATCAACACCATAGCTCAAGCCGCCTTTGTTTCAGACCAATTTCGGCCAGTGCATCAGAATGTCGTAGCGCTACATAATACCCCTATCAAGGCCGATGACCCAAATGACACAGATTCCAGTCCAGACATTGTACAAGCAATGCCTAGACCGGATGGTAGACGTCACTGGGCCGAAGTTCAGTTCTTCGCAGAGTGTAAGGGCAAGAGCATAACCAAAAGTCCCGAGGAACAACTCAGCGATGCTCTATTGCAGGTTGCCCGTTACGCCCGCGCGACACTGATTCATCAGATAGAGCGCCTCTACGTCTTTTCCATCATCACCTACGGTACCGACGCTATCTTCGTACGCCTCGGACGTACAAGCATCCTTCATTCGCCCCCGTTTAATCTAAAGGAAAACCTCTCTGCGTTTGCTCTGGCTGCTGCTGGTCTATTCGCACTGCCGCCCAACTTGTTTGGGTACGACTGCCGGTTTTACTACTGGCCTCGCTTGACTGGATTGGCCGACGACTACAACGGAGAGCGAGAGATTCGGATCAAGATTGAGAAACGGCGCTGGGTCGTATTGGAGATCCTCTGTCAGAGGAAATGCCTCGTCGGTCGCGCAACGCTCGTGCTTTTGCTTTCTCGTGTTCAAAATCGTCACCAGCGGGTAGTACTGAAGATCATCTGGCGTGAAAAATCGCGTACGGACGAGGGAGAAAACCTTGCGAACTTTCGAGGATGGCCCGGCATATGTCAGTGTGTTTGGAGTGAAGTCGGTCTCTCTACCGCAGTTCACAACAAAGACGCCTTGGTCATTTCACCCCTTATGAAGAGCTTTTATCCTCCGCTGGCAAACGCGAAGGCAACCGAAATTCGCGCCAGCGTCTCTGGCGGCTCTGTGCGGTCCGTAACCTCTCGCATCTCGTACGCCACATATAGCCAGAGTCGTTCGTGGCTTCCGGAGGACCGCATGCTTAGTACTATCATGATGGACGAGGGCTTTGCACTTTGGAGAGTTGAACGACTTCCCCACCTTCTTAGGATACTTAGAGATAGTGTAGTTGGTGAGTATTTATCAAAACCGCTGTGAATCAATCGCTGAGCGATAGGTTAgggctagctggaattgtTGAGCAGGGAAAGGTTCATCGGGACATTAGCGAGGGAAACATCTTATGTAGTCGATTACCCAATTCAACGGAAGGTTCTAACGGTAATCTCTCGGATCATTTTGGGAGCGCACCAGCCAACAATCCCAAAGATTACTCTGATGCGGATATTACTTCCGACTCCGATACGGACTCGGATACATCAGACGCACTGAGCATATTCTCGGACGACCGTTCAGAGAGCTCAGCTGACACCGAGCTAAACCAACTCCCACTCCAGCCCGAGGAAGGGATAATAATGTAAGCCTTAGGTCGTTGTAATCCGTCTTTTCACTCTGATACTGACACACCGTGAAGCGCAAACGAACGTCAAGCTTACATTCAACAACGGTATGGGGAATCATGGCCGGCAGGGAGATTATATGATCTTGAGGTCATGGTAAAGGAGGATCGACCTGACAACGAGGCTCGGAGGATGGAACGAACAGTAAGCGAAATGCCTCGGATTAGTCTGATGTCTGACACGGGCCAGCAGGGTACGCCGGCCTTCATATCAGCTCAACTTTTGCTTGCCACGGACCAGAAGCCAGTGCGTCATACGTACCTACACGATCTCGAGTCGATATTCTGGGTACTTGTTTGGATGACTGCAACCCATGTGGAACCCGGCCAAAAGCGAAATGCAGAGGCGGAAAGACTGATCGGAAAACTATGCCGACGTGATGACGAAACCTTGGGGGAGTTCAAGCGTGGATTCGTTACTTCGGCGAAGCGGGCACACAAGACTATTATCGAATTAGACAATGGCTGGAACAAGGCTGCGCGAGTCGTTTTCGAATTCGCGTTACTTCTCGACGAGCACATCTACGATAAGGAAGGTGGTCCAGCCCCCGAATCAGATGACGAGGATACGGTAGTTGTTAACCCCCAGACAACTGTGAGCCATGCTAGCCCGTGGCACATCCTCAAATCGGTCATTGACATATTCGACAAATGGATTGCGAAGATGGATGTAGCATAACCCATAAACTGAATTTTCTTCGTGTCGCTCACCTGGGTTTTCACGTTCATTTTGTATTCGCCAGAGTTCACTTGGTTTGTTCTTGGTGCTGTCCAGGCGGGTTGGTTCGAGGATGCCCAAGATGAATCACGATGCCACATGGATAATTCCAGGACGCTGGCCGCAGGACAAGGCTAGGTTTGGATTCCTACTGATTATATGCGTTCGTTTGTACGAGGACTTGTCTGTAAAAGATCCTTCCCTGTCTTTCCTTTGCTCGTCATTTAGTTTACTTTGGATTCCCTCAGATTTTCGGATAGTCAGTTAAATTGACTTCTTCGCCTGAGACATGAACTCGTGGGTGCGAAATGGAAGGATAATTTGAGTGTTATTGCGTGCGAGATCGTCCCCTGAAAATAATACGCATACTTTGGGGGTGAAGAAAAACATCTCATTTGGACATCATATTTGGATGCTATATTGTGTTTTAGGTTTGATGCTGCCTTATGTACGTTCGATCAATCGCGCATCACGATCGGCACTGTTGCGACTCGTTGGTAATTGATTGGGTAGATCAGTCGCACGCTGAAAGCGTGTAATAATTTGGCTTGATTAGATGCGAACTCAAAAATAATATTCGCTACGCAAGTACAAGCGCACAGAAAACAAGGGGGAGCAGAAATGCATACAAAAACAAAGCAAATCAACTGAAATTCGGTATAGACAGTCAGTTAGCAGGTGTGAGGCGCGCGCGGCCCACACATGTGGCACCGCCACTAGGTCACGTGCTTCTCATCTCACACTCTCGCTATCGCTTGACTCGTTTCATTACGCACACACCGATACAGTAGATACAAACAACACTgtccctactgtatataaaCCCCACTCATGTAGATAGAACCAGACTAGATCCTTCGAATACGAGACTTTGGCAAGTCATACCGGCTCGTCCCATAAGCCCCGACACCGCCTCTTCACTCGCGTTCGACACGAGGTCCCTACGACCTCACAGCAGGAGTCGCATGACAAGGCTGGATCGAAGAATGGGCACGGGATGCGGATTCCTTGGTGAGTTGCTGCCTCTGACTTGCGCTTTTGGGTGCCCAATATCTATCACTACATATACGGTATGATTATATACAGCTATCAAACGTAGCAGAATAGTCTGCATATTATAGACACAAATAAAAGCGTAATTATGTCACAATCATTGATCGTTTATTTCACGTGCGACTTCCTATGCAGGATTATACTTGGATACTTGCAAGCACAGACAAGTAGATCGTAAAAGGATCGAGAGCGCACCACATATCCAGCCCTTGGCTCTGAAGCGCTCCTGACTTTCGGATCCCCGTAGAGTCGGCACTCCCTCATAGAGTTACAAGTTAATGAGATTCTGCTTCAGGTTATGGAAAATATTTGAATGACGGGAAGTACGACCACCCGAACATCTTCGCACCGGCGGCCCCAACACATCCTTCTTCGTTTTCTTCCCATTTTGCATGTTTCCGATCTAAATCGGTCTCATTTTCTCTACAAAGACGAGCTTGTGCAAAATGGATCATAGCTACGGAGCCCCTTGGCTTGACAATGAAGCTGCACAAAATGCACGTCATAGTTTAGGTCAACGCATAAATCTATGGCTCTGAGTGGTGCATCGTTAAACACGTGATTGATCTCGAGTGGATGGCGGCTCTGAGGGCCAGAGGCTGGAGCACTATCCTGTGCGGCAACTTATGGCGGCCTGTAGTGGGGGGTAGGTGTAGTGATGCGAGTGACTTGATGGTGGATGACGATAATAGTCCAGGGCCGGGAAAGGGTCGTCGGACTCGGTGTTTATATTATTGAATCCACCACTGCGCTTCAGCGATCACGGGCGCTCGCAACATGAGGAAGGCCGCGAGCAGCGTCGGTATTGCCCAAGCTGCGGCCCCGCCTTCGTCGGAAGGGAGGTGAAGGCCCGCGCTGCAGAAGGGAAGGTAAGAACGGAAATTAATTTGATTTGGAATTTAACCCTGCTCAGGAATTAATATAGTCGATCCATGTCCCACGACCGTGCCACCTGAGGTTGATTGGCCAAAGGGCAGGTGCATCCTTTGCACACGGATCCCTAGAGGAACGTTGAGGAATAATCTAAGACTCAAATCCAGCCCATATAGCTAACTATATGGTACTGTCTTTCATCCTGGCTCTACACTCTCCATTTATGAATAACCTCGTATCTGAATGAACATCGATATGCTTTGGGAGTGGACACTCGTACTTCATCTCAAACATATTTTAACGGCAAAAATTGAGCTAAATATGATTGTTGCTTGCACACGTGTGTT
This genomic interval from Rhizoctonia solani chromosome 11, complete sequence contains the following:
- a CDS encoding RNA-directed RNA polymerase L — translated: MAVTLPVSVARDASERTSSLGRVPMQRPDMELALRREINQAVYEYPDFVNEFLAMPDHARRDDIRDTLASTPLFSYLGRDWTIDCRDLEGHESREMHTQVARLINTIAQAAFVSDQFRPVHQNVVALHNTPIKADDPNDTDSSPDIVQAMPRPDGRRHWAEVQFFAECKGKSITKSPEEQLSDALLQVARYARATLIHQIERLYVFSIITYGTDAIFVRLGRTSILHSPPFNLKENLSAFALAAAGLFALPPNLFGYDCRFYYWPRLTGLADDYNGEREIRIKIEKRRWVVLEILCQRKCLVGRATLVLLLSRVQNRHQRVVLKIIWREKSRTDEGENLANFRGWPGICQCVWSEVGLSTAVHNKDALVISPLMKSFYPPLANAKATEIRASVSGGSVRSVTSRISYATYSQSRSWLPEDRMLSTIMMDEGFALWRVERLPHLLRILRDSVVGLAGIVEQGKVHRDISEGNILCSRLPNSTEGSNGNLSDHFGSAPANNPKDYSDADITSDSDTDSDTSDALSIFSDDRSESSADTELNQLPLQPEEGIIIANERQAYIQQRYGESWPAGRLYDLEVMVKEDRPDNEARRMERTGTPAFISAQLLLATDQKPVRHTYLHDLESIFWVLVWMTATHVEPGQKRNAEAERLIGKLCRRDDETLGEFKRGFVTSAKRAHKTIIELDNGWNKAARVVFEFALLLDEHIYDKEGGPAPESDDEDTVVVNPQTTVSHASPWHILKSVIDIFDKWIAKMDVA